The genomic segment TATGTGACTTGACATATCACATATCTTCCTTGTGTAGCTCGTCCCTATCTTCTGCTGATGTTTGTGACTCGTTAGTGTATATGGCTCATTATGATACCAGAACTTGAAGGACAAAGGAGCCAaaaggatttatatatatatatatatatatatatatatatatatatatatatatatatatatatatatatatatatatatatatatatatatatatatatatatatatatatatatatatacacaccgagAAATGTCCCCTCTCTTATCACTGTATAAACACTGAGAGTTTACTTCAGTCCTGTAATATGTAAAGGACTAAAAtattcttgctggttggtcagtagtcacttgtggtggccttaataacccttcagaggtggaGAGGccttgaataaatccacaagggtcttgatgaaggttcgaacctacgcacaggATATTCCCAGACGCACCTTAGCATGACATGGGCAAAGGAATTGGAACCCGGAgtgctattgccctcacgaggatCCCGAAGCTTCTCCGAAGCCTAACCgggggtttcacacaatttccACAAGCCCAACATTGGAAGAGGATCCCCTAACCTGCACCATAGTGCAGGAACTTTTGGTGGACGGTTGTGGTGGTTCTATTATCTGATAATCTGATCTGCAGATTATCTGATAACTGCAAGACGAAAATGGAACCCCATACCCCTATAACCACCATTATCCCTCAGTTACAAGAATGATATCAGATAATTCCTTCTATATTCCCGCAGCTTGAATATTTTCTCCTCTGGTGGATCCATCGTTGTCCGTCAAacctttgttattattatttaattaatcacACTTGATTTATCCGAAAGAGATCCACTATTTCCCTTGTTGATAAACCAACCACGAATATTGCATAAGACTATGCGGTCACATCACCAAAAATTATTTATGCTCGACAACCAAAAATCTATTTAAAATAGTCCCCATATTGTTGGAAATTAAGTGATAACAAGTTAAAccatatttataattatatagaCTGCATCGTTCTCTATTAAGGTTGCCAGATTCCAGCCCCTTCTTACTCAGTAGGAAGCCATATTTGAGTTATAACAGGGAAAACTAACATTTGCCTTCTCCCGCACCTTCAGGTAGTTCTTGCCTGCCTGGCCGCCATGGCCGCCGCCGCCCCCCAGCCCCAGGACTCCCCACCTGTGGCCATCCTCCGCGACGACCGTCAGGACTCCGGCGACGGCAACTTCAACTACGCCTTCGAGGCCGAGAACGGCATCTCCGTGGAAGCCTCCGGCAGCCCTGGCTCAGAGGGTCAGAGCAACATCCAGGGCGTGTACAGGTGAGGTCTTCCTGCTGTAGGCCTATGTTCTCTTACTAGTCCTACTTTCTTGGAGTGTCtgctatttatttttattttactgcgtaaggtgtttaaaaaaaaaaactgtttacaTGTATAGTGCGGTATTTCCTGCAATTGTTCTCTTTTTCAATCTTTTGATTCAACTGGTTGCCACTTCAGGTTCCCCCTCGACGACGGCACCATCGCTGAGGTCCGCTACGTCGCCGACGAGAACGGCTTCAGACCCGAATCCCCTCTGCTGCCCACACCCCACCCTCTCCCCGCCCACGCCCTCGCACAGGTCCGCTTCGCCGAGGAGCAGCGAGCCCTTGGTGTTGTCTTTGAGTAAATATCTCCCATCGACCTCCTCCAAGCAatacatttatataatatatttaatataaatgcTCAAGATGTGTACGAATGTACTGAACGGATTTAACAATATTGCGTTTCTAATAAATTGCAGTTGAATGTCTTGTTTCCTTTCCATAGACGAATAAGATAATGAGTATGTGACAAATATTTATGACATGTGAAATGAGGATTCTTCGCAAGTCGTCCAGCCGGTTATCAAACCACTAGACAAATGGTCGTTAatgtgattttattatacatttgGAGGCGTTGAGGAGATGAGGCGTAGAACCCCTGGATTTcaaccagagtgcatgggggaggaggggaatgtGTGAAACCCTGACTTGGTTTCAGTTAAAGCCTCGGGattcctagaggattcagttaaaTCCTAGGGTGCAGTGCTTTTTGCATGTCGTATTATAATAGTCTAAGGCGTGTGTTTGAGAGTACCCAGAGTGCAGGTTCAAGTCCTCCTCatagctcctactgattttcttaaTAATTCAAAGCATACCTTTGTCATTTTGCAACAGTCGAGTGGATCATATAATCAAAACCAAACAATCTTTGTCTCTGAAAGTATTTAATAATGACACTAAAGTTTCAAAAGATTTAATATTTCAAGCATGAAAGTTGCAATGAAATAGTTTAATATTTAtacatgcaatatatatatatatatatatatatatatatatatatatatatatatatatatatatatatatatatatatatatatatatatatatatatatatatatatatatatatatatgttattaacaATGGTTATTAAGACCATGGCAGTAGCTCATTGAGTAAACTAGTAAGTATGCTTTATTCTTGAACATAGGAGTAAACTAAACTCTcagagtgtgtgtatatacaccgatATATGGGGTATTCATACCTGTGTGTATGTATGTCATTcttcaaacaccaccactaccaccaccacaatatcaccaccaccactaccaccttcacaaacaccaccatcaccaccaccacaaacaccagaactaccaccaccaccaccaccaccaccaccacaaacaccaccatcaccaccaccacaaacaccagaactaccaccaccaccacaaacaccaccactattaGTTCCTCAACGCGACTCTCTCTCCAACAATATTTAAACCATACGAGGCCTCCACAGGATTTTGCTGGCTAACCAGCAAAATTACTTTATTCGAGAACATAATTGAAGGATAAATTAAAGTATCCATTTTATAGGTACACCGAGAAGTGGGGTAAATCTCTCGGTTAACATGTTAAAGGATTTTGTTATAATAAATCAGCTGATACGAAACGTATGTGGTTGGCCTGTTGTCCAGCTGAGCCAACAACGTGATTGGCCAGACGATGACCAATGTTATCGTCTGTTTCACCTCCGTCGAGCCGCAGGTAAACCAGACCATAATCCAAAATAACTTCGCACGAACACCTTCCTCAATTTTGCCCAGGTCTTACGGAAACACTGTGACCCTTTGTGACACAACcatttacgaagaaatacatgacgCTCCGTGAATCAAGGTCCAGGAGCTGAGGGGCGATGACGGCCAACATTGCCAGGCAGGCGAGAGCGCCCTGGTGGGGAATTATGTCTTCCCTGTCATTGCCCAGATATGACTTTGCTTTATGTATGGAGCAGCTGGTCTCTGGAAACCTAAAGCGACAGTGTTGCAAGGTATGTAATTGAATAATTTGCCTTATCGATGATTGGAAGCCtgtctatatacatatatatatatatatatatgtatatagaacgttatatatatatatatgtatatatatatatatatatatatatatatatatatatatatatatatatatatatatatatatatatatatataaatatgcccaagattaccatcctagtgccggcggggggggggggggtcaaatagcttcggctatcaccttcttattgtcgtgatggtcgagtggattaaggcatcctgtacataccagttgcgttgctcctggctgtatgagtttgagtcacttctggggtgtgagttttcagttgcatatagtcctggggaccattcaggcttgttcgcatttgtgttcctcacgtgtgccccaaagaatgaggtgatttgataaaatactatgcccaagattaccatccgagtgccggcggagggggggggggggttcaaatagcttcggctatcacctccttattgtccggtcgtgatggtcgagtggattaaggcgtcctgtacttaccagttgtgttgctcctggcagtatgggtttgagtcacttctggggtgtgagttttcggttgcatatagtcctggggaccattcaggcttattcgcatatatatatatatatatatatatatatatatatatatatatatatatatatatatatatatatatatatatatatatacaatatctctctctatagagagagagagagagagagagagagagagagagagagagagagagagagagagagagagagataaacagaTTTGCACGTGGCCCGCTTGAGGTACGTACAGTTAGaatggaaattgaaattgaaataagtttattgaggtaaaatacacacaaagggatgaggtagctcaagctattctcaccccgttcagtacatcgtgttaatacatacatagacacacatcacgaacaataaacatattaccaaacattctgagagataaacatatacatttcctcctttacacaagtagttagAATGGATCAGGCGCGAAATGTTCCCTCATCCATTTCCGTGTTTGGATTCTCCTTGCATATTATTTACTTTGGACAATGCAGACATGTTATAGGTGTCGTCTTTCGGGTCACTTGGCGGCTACCTATTAAGTAGTAGCAGGGGATCGTGTGAACCTAACTAGGAGTTGAACTTTCCCACATACAActcctgtatttactatttgtctcTGCAGAATCGAGCCCTTGAACCCCGTCTTTTCGCTCTTGGTCctcacctttctaaccaatttattatttctagtaaatatatttttctctaacatacacacacatccccaggaagcagcctgtagcagctgtctaactaccaggtacctatttattgctaggtgaacaggtgcatcagggtaaaagaaactctgccccaattgtttctgcctcggcccggaatcgaaccagggcccttaggactacgacccccgaacgCTGTCTACTCAGACGCGAGGGCCCCTATTGTGGTGCTAACATGGATAACTCCCAGGTGGACGGGTGGTGGTCGCTGTGGCTTTATCGAGGTTCCTCAGCTAAAGCCAGTTTTGGGATGGTCGCTCCGCTAGCTCCATGAGTAGCTGCGGGCGAGCGTGTGGTACTGTCGTCAGGTGCAGGCGTCGTCGCTATCGCTGTGAATGAACTGGTCCAGGAACAGAAGGTATACAGTGGATGTCCACTGGGGATAGGAAATGTCCTGTGGTTTCGCCTGTACCGAGGGTGGCGTTGGCTTGCATGCTGCCCACTGTGGCTGCCGAAGCGCCCCGTGATGCAGGCGATGGCTGATACTCGGAAGGGTGAGGGGTGACTCGCCATTGGCCGAGGATGTTGTCTTGCCCCATTGTTGGGGAGATGTGACTAATTGGGGTTCCGGCGGTGTACCGGGTGTTGGCGTGTCGTAGTCCTCGGCTAAGGAGGAAAAGGTATGGTCCTCGGGTATGGATATCCAATATGGATATTCGCTATATGGTGATAGGTTGCCGTTGGATGATGGTATGTGTGACGGTGGGCCTCTCTCGTCCGCTTCCAGTGGGCCGGGTCCTACAGTGAAGACTGGACTCTGCGAGGCTGGCTTTGTGCTTCCACTGATGTCTTCTGTTACGACGGTCTCGGTGAAGCGGAGCGTGGTGGAAAGGGTGCAGTGTAGTGTCACTGGTGATGACCTGCAAGATGTTGACAAGGTTTTGCTTCCTGCTTCGTTGGCAGGTGTGACTAGTGGCCTAGTAGGTCCGTCTATCAAGACATGCGAGCCCGATGCCTATGGGTTAATCCGGTATGTCACCAGGTTTCCTGGAAGTCCTGGTGTGTTAGGTGTTCTACTGGATGGTTGGTGGAGAATTGCGGAACAAGACGAACAGCAGTCGGCTAGTGACGCGCTGACGGTGGCATTGTTGAAGGTGCAGAACCATCCAGCCTCCGGTGGATGGTTCTATATCTACTGAATTGGCGACTGTCGTGAAAGGGGTGCCGTATTCGGTGGGAAATTCGTGGAGACAGCCTACGTGGCAGTGTCTCTATCGTTGGTGGTTGGGTAAGTCCGCTAATGTGTTTTATGCCCTGTTTTGAGTGTGCTGCGCTCCTTGATGATTCAGATGCGTTCCCCTTTTTGAGACATGGTTGTGTCTGTGTTCCAGTTGTATTGGCCAATGGGTGTTGAggggtcttgttgttgttgttcttcttcttcttgatggtaCGTGCAGTTTGCATGGTTTATCCTCTCAATGACTGTACCAGTACAAATGTTGGGAGACGCGTTAATGTTGAGAATGACAAGATTTCAAGTGTTTATTGTGTTGTACTGTAGATAGAGGTTCCGTGTGGACTTCGGTGTCTTTGTTGTCATGTTGTACTGTAGATAGAGGTTCTGTGTGGACTTTGGTGTCTTTGTTGTCATgttctccaatttttttttttcatgccTCTTTGTAATTTTGTTACTTGTACTTGTATATTGTGTTTGTTGTCTTCAGTTGGTTTCTGGTTGTCTTGGCTGTAGTTATTTCTACGTTTGTTGGTTTTAAGTATGAACAACGCCTTCTCCTCTCCGGGTCTAGTACCGAGCGGCTAACATTTTGGTGTTTTGTTCCTACTGTATGTTTAATGTTTCCTCGTACTTTATTGCCTGGTTGTGCTTGCTTAACTGGGGCGTGTTGAGTTTCTGCAATATATTTTGttagagcaaatccacaagggccgtgacgagggttcgaacctacgtccgagaggatcccagacgttgccttaatcgactgagctacgacatggttaaaagaattgcattgatgaagattaaattgAATTGATGAtttcctggttgcaattcttttaaccatgtcgtagctcagtcgattaaggcagcgtctgggatcctctcggacgtaggttcgaaccctagtcacggccgttgtggatttgctcatttgatgcatcacgctattgtgatttctgtgtgtattttgTTAGATTTTGTCATGTGTCTGTATGTGTTTTGTGTGATGCTCGTTTTGTTTTAATATGCATTGTACTGAATGTCTTTAACAGGCATTTTCCTGTTTTGTGTTGTTCTTCATGTTCCTTTAGCTGTGTTTTTGTATTTTACCTTATGTGTTATTCTTATCTTTTCATTTCGAACATATCTTCTGTAATTGTATTAATAAAGAAAAAACTTAACATCTTTTCTAAAGAGGCCAGCGTCATCATAACTAATTTTGGCGATGACATTTTCCAGTTTTATTTGAtattagcagtacccggccacgcgttgctgtggctcagcaatgtatgtgcgttgctgagctacaccaaccttcccctgtcccccagtcctccccaccatcccccaccccaccatccccccaccccaccgtccccttgtcctcccccaccagtccccactcccccgtcccctcgtcctccctaccattccccccctcccctgtccacttatcctccccaccatcccccactcctctgtccccttgttctcccccaccattctccattccctcgtccccttgttctcccccaccattctccattccctcgtcccctccatccccaactacccatcccctcgtccaccccaccatctcccactcccatgtcccctcgtcctccctaccattcttccctccctccctcttcctcccatcattctccattcccccggcTCCTCGTCCGCGCCATCCCCAACTTCCCCGtctcttcgtcctccccaccattcccaactccctcgtccgattcattcccaaatgatctgatattcccatccgaaaatttggaacatcaaatgatctgatattccccatcactgaaaaatatgaacagttaaaaaacgaactgaaaaacaatgaaaaataaaaatatatactgtacacacgaaatgaacggtatggtgaacaacacagttcaattccaatgcaatgtcacacaaaataattaaatcaaaatgaaaataaatcgaaatctatgaaaattccattgatcaatgcaatcggaaacattgacatggaatcgtaacatatttaatatagcgtgtgctgctattacgtgcaacagatggtgctgtttttcaaacaaagcatgttttacctgtcacaggtgtggcatctatatagtaggtatataaaaacatgcgcgtattcgaatgaaacgttgtgtcaaaatttcaaagcatttgGTGAAGAACTTCTGGAGATTacaacgtgtgttgctcttatgtccaacagttggcgctgatttaaaaaaaaaaaattcctgtcaCAGGCAAGGCATGTAtatggtaggtatataaaaacacgcgcctattcgaatgcaatgttgagtcaaaatttcaaagcaatcagtaaagaggtttcgaagatttcccttacaAGAAaatcagtttttcaaaaaaagcatgtttgttcacgtcacagacgtgacatctatatagtctgTATATAAAGCcccgctcggatgtgaatggaacattgtgtgaaaatttcaaagcaatcggtgaagaactttcggagattagcgattttgaagaaacgaacatttacatttttatttatatagattactgATATACATATTGTAAGGAGCAACGGCTCAACTCTTATACCCAAAAATATGGTTGGAGTGGCAGCGAAGATTTGCCCACTGGAACTGAGATAGTGACCACTGTATGTCACTGTCTTGGGAGATAGTGACATACAGATAGTGACGTACTGCGAAGAATAATAATGATATTCTTGGCAGCATAATATTTTAAGTTTCAGTGATGTAAAAAATAATGCCAAAGCCACTCTTGTATatgaaggagagaggggggaatgGGAGGCCCAGTTTCACCTTTACAGTTATTAGGCGATAACGTCACCGACAACAGACCACCAATAAATCAGAAACGGAGAAAGTCATATGTTAATTGGTGCCCATCACCTGAGGATCTACTTCATGGCCtgagctgtggtgttggtggggcgaT from the Procambarus clarkii isolate CNS0578487 chromosome 69, FALCON_Pclarkii_2.0, whole genome shotgun sequence genome contains:
- the LOC123772311 gene encoding cuticle protein AM1199-like, with amino-acid sequence MKFVVLACLAAMAAAAPQPQDSPPVAILRDDRQDSGDGNFNYAFEAENGISVEASGSPGSEGQSNIQGVYRFPLDDGTIAEVRYVADENGFRPESPLLPTPHPLPAHALAQVRFAEEQRALGVVFE